Proteins found in one Takifugu rubripes chromosome 17, fTakRub1.2, whole genome shotgun sequence genomic segment:
- the LOC115253185 gene encoding mitochondrial glycine transporter B-like isoform X2, with the protein MCGSLSGTCSTLLFQPLDLVKTRLQTLQNHVQPGGRKVGMFAVFLNVVRTENVFSLWRGVSPSFLRCIPGVGIYFSTFYSLKQHFFQERAANAGEAVLLGAGARAVAGVCMLPFTVIKARFESGFYNYLSVPGAVRSMYETEGMRALFSGLPATLLRDAPFSGIYVMFYSQTKKLLPPEVTSSSCVPLVNFGCGVVAGIMASVVTQPADVVKTNIQISKTRLGTVQAARHIYKEHGIGGFFCGAVPRCLRRTLMAAMAWTVYEQLMAQMGLKS; encoded by the exons ATGTGTGGTTCTCTCAGTGGCACCTGCTCAACGCTGCTCTTCCAGCCTCTGGACCTGGTGAAGACTCGGCTCCAGACCCTGCAGAACCACGTCCAACCAGG ggGGAGGAAGGTGGGCATGTTCGCCGTCTTCCTGAATGTTGTCCGCACGGAGAACGTCTTCAGCCTGTGGAGAGGAGTGTCTCCA TCGTTCCTGCGCTGCATCCCCGGCGTGGGCATCTACTTCAGCACCTTCTACTCCCTGAAGCAGCACTTCTTCCAGGAGCGAGCAGCCAACGCTGGCGAGGCCGTGCTGCTGGGGGCAGGTGCCAGGGCGGTGGCAGGTGTGTGCATGCTGCCCTTTACTGTCATCAAGGCCCGCTTTGAG AGTGGTTTTTATAATTACCTAAGTGTGCCTGGGGCTGTGAGGAGCATGTATGAGACCGAGGGCATGAGGGCTCTCTTTTCTGGACTGCCTGCCACACTGCTCCGGGACGCTCCCTTCTCTGGCATCTACGTCATGTTCTACAGCCAGACcaagaagctgctgcctccag AGgtgacttcctcttcctgtgtccCGCTGGTGAACTTTGGCTGCGGGGTAGTAGCGGGCATCATGGCGTCGGTGGTCACACAACCTGCTGACGTCGTGAAGACCAACATACAGATCAGCAAGACTCGCCTCGGCACCGTGCAGGCGGCTCGTCACATCTACAAG GAACATGGCATAGGAGGCTTCTTCTGTGGAGCTGTGCCCAGGTGCCTGCGCCGCACGCTGATGGCCGCCATGGCGTGGACGGTCTACGAGCAGCTCATGGCTCAGATGGGTCTGAAGTCATGA
- the LOC101076242 gene encoding intraflagellar transport protein 56-like isoform X1 has product MILSRVKPAVGGWSPTSGGDKTKKNKAVIPQLEEYLQKRDYLGALTLLEFKMSIGEEDDLTSLWMGYCAFHLGDYRRAMEEYRSLRQRPECPAQVWVFLACVFFFLGLYSEAEEAASKAPLSPLQNRLLFHLAHKFNDEKQLMSFHQNLEDVTEDQLSLASIHYMRSHYPEAIDIYKRLLLQNRDFLALKVYVALCYYKLNYYDVSQEVLAVYLQSIPDSTIALNLKACNTFRLYNGKAAEEELKNLMEISSHSFEFAKELIRHNLVVFRGGEGALQVLPPLIDVIPEARLNLVIYYLRQDDVQEAYNLIRDVVPVTPQEYILLGVVNAALGQDIGSRDHLKTAQQFFQLVGGSASECDTIPGRQCMASCFFLLRQFEDVLIYLNSIKSYFYNDDAFNFNYAQAKAALGSYQEAEEFFLMIQSEKIKNDYVYLSWLARCYIMNQKAQLAWELYLKMGTSSDSFSLLHVIANDCFKMGQFYYAAKAFDALEKLDPDSDYWEGKRGACVGVFQLILANKESKETLKEVVLMLQNSGSPHAVYIIRILRKWAKENRVLLS; this is encoded by the exons ATG ATTCTCTCCCGAGTGAAGCCCGCTGTCGGAGGATGGTCGCCAACCAGCGGCGGGGACAAAACTAAGAAAAATAAAGCGGTTATTCCCCAGCTGGAGGAATACCTGCAAAAGAGGGACTACCTGGGTGCTTTGACCCTGTTGGAG TTTAAGATGAGCATCGGAGAGGAGGATGACCTGACCTCCCTCTGGATGGGCTACTGCGCCTTCCACCTGGGCGATTACAGGAGGGCCATGGAG GAGTACAGGAGTCTGAGGCAGAGACCCGAGTGTCCCGCTCAGGTCTGGGTCTTCCTGGCCTGTGTCTTCTTCTTTCTTGGCCTGTATAGTGAGGCGGAGGAAGCAGCCTCGAAGG CGCCACTCTCTCCCCTGCAAAACCGGCTACTCTTCCACTTGGCTCACAAG TTCAACGATGAGAAGCAGCTGATGAGTTTCCACCAGAACCTTGAGGATGTGACAGAGGACCAGCTGAGCCTGGCCTCCATTCACTACATGCGCTCCCACTACCCCGAGGCCATCGACATCTACAAACGGCTGCTGTTGCAGAACAG AGATTTCTTGGCTCTGAAGGTTTATGTGGCTCTGTGCTACTACAAGCTGAACTACTACGACGTGTCCCAGGAGGTGTTGGCTGTGTACCTTCAGAGCATTCCTGACTCCACCATTGCCCTCAACCTGAAGGCCTGCAACACCTTCAGACTGTACAACGGCAAGGCCGCTGAG GAAGAGTTGAAGAACCTCATGGAAATCTCCTCCCACTCCTTTGAGTTTGCTAAGGAGCTTATTCGGCACAACCTG gttgtGTTCCGAGGTGGGGAAGGGGCTTTGCAGGTTCTTCCTCCACTGATTGACGTCATCCCTGAAGCCCGACTGAACTTGGTCATCTACTATCTCAGGCAAG ATGATGTTCAGGAAGCCTACAACCTCATCCGAGATGTGGTGCCCGTGACGCCGCAG GAGTACATCTTGCTGGGAGTGGTGAACGCTGCACTCGGACAGGATATTGGCTCA AGGGATCACCTGAAAACTGCTCAGCAGTTCTTCCAGCTGGTCGGAGGCTCAGCGAGTGAATGCG ACACTATTCCTGGCAGACAGTGCATGGCCTCCTGCTTCTTCCTTTTGAGACAGTTCGAGGATGTTCTCATATATCTCAACTCAATCAAG AGTTATTTCTATAATGATGATGCCTTTAACTTCAACTATGCTCAGGCTAAAGCAGCTCTTGGCAGCTACCAGGAAGCTGAAGAG ttttttctGATGATTCAAAGTGAAAAGATAAAGAATGACTATGTGTACCTCAGCTGGCTTGCGCGATGCT ACATCATGAACCAGAAGGCTCAGCTTGCCTGGGAGTTGTACCTGAAGATGGGCACATCCTCTGATTCCTTCAGTCTTCTGCACGTCATCGCTAATGACTGCTtcaag ATGGGCCAGTTCTACTATGCAGCCAAAGCTTTCGATGCTCTGGAGAAACTGGACCCGGACTCGGACTATTGGGAAGGCAAGAGAGGAGCCTGTGTTGGCGTCTTCCAGCTTATATTGGCAAACAAAGAATCCAA GGAGACCCTTAAAGAAGTGGTTTTAATGCTGCAAAATTCTGGAAGCCCCCATGCTGTGTACATCATCCGAATCCTGAGGAAATGGGCCAAAGAAAACCGAGTTCTCCTCTCATGA
- the LOC101076242 gene encoding intraflagellar transport protein 56-like isoform X2, translating to MILSRVKPAVGGWSPTSGGDKTKKNKAVIPQLEEYLQKRDYLGALTLLEFKMSIGEEDDLTSLWMGYCAFHLGDYRRAMEEYRSLRQRPECPAQVWVFLACVFFFLGLYSEAEEAASKAPLSPLQNRLLFHLAHKFNDEKQLMSFHQNLEDVTEDQLSLASIHYMRSHYPEAIDIYKRLLLQNRDFLALKVYVALCYYKLNYYDVSQEVLAVYLQSIPDSTIALNLKACNTFRLYNGKAAEEELKNLMEISSHSFEFAKELIRHNLVVFRGGEGALQVLPPLIDVIPEARLNLVIYYLRQDDVQEAYNLIRDVVPVTPQEYILLGVVNAALGQDIGSRDHLKTAQQFFQLVGGSASECDTIPGRQCMASCFFLLRQFEDVLIYLNSIKSYFYNDDAFNFNYAQAKAALGSYQEAEEFFLMIQSEKIKNDYVYLSWLARCCRHHEPEGSACLGVVPEDGHIL from the exons ATG ATTCTCTCCCGAGTGAAGCCCGCTGTCGGAGGATGGTCGCCAACCAGCGGCGGGGACAAAACTAAGAAAAATAAAGCGGTTATTCCCCAGCTGGAGGAATACCTGCAAAAGAGGGACTACCTGGGTGCTTTGACCCTGTTGGAG TTTAAGATGAGCATCGGAGAGGAGGATGACCTGACCTCCCTCTGGATGGGCTACTGCGCCTTCCACCTGGGCGATTACAGGAGGGCCATGGAG GAGTACAGGAGTCTGAGGCAGAGACCCGAGTGTCCCGCTCAGGTCTGGGTCTTCCTGGCCTGTGTCTTCTTCTTTCTTGGCCTGTATAGTGAGGCGGAGGAAGCAGCCTCGAAGG CGCCACTCTCTCCCCTGCAAAACCGGCTACTCTTCCACTTGGCTCACAAG TTCAACGATGAGAAGCAGCTGATGAGTTTCCACCAGAACCTTGAGGATGTGACAGAGGACCAGCTGAGCCTGGCCTCCATTCACTACATGCGCTCCCACTACCCCGAGGCCATCGACATCTACAAACGGCTGCTGTTGCAGAACAG AGATTTCTTGGCTCTGAAGGTTTATGTGGCTCTGTGCTACTACAAGCTGAACTACTACGACGTGTCCCAGGAGGTGTTGGCTGTGTACCTTCAGAGCATTCCTGACTCCACCATTGCCCTCAACCTGAAGGCCTGCAACACCTTCAGACTGTACAACGGCAAGGCCGCTGAG GAAGAGTTGAAGAACCTCATGGAAATCTCCTCCCACTCCTTTGAGTTTGCTAAGGAGCTTATTCGGCACAACCTG gttgtGTTCCGAGGTGGGGAAGGGGCTTTGCAGGTTCTTCCTCCACTGATTGACGTCATCCCTGAAGCCCGACTGAACTTGGTCATCTACTATCTCAGGCAAG ATGATGTTCAGGAAGCCTACAACCTCATCCGAGATGTGGTGCCCGTGACGCCGCAG GAGTACATCTTGCTGGGAGTGGTGAACGCTGCACTCGGACAGGATATTGGCTCA AGGGATCACCTGAAAACTGCTCAGCAGTTCTTCCAGCTGGTCGGAGGCTCAGCGAGTGAATGCG ACACTATTCCTGGCAGACAGTGCATGGCCTCCTGCTTCTTCCTTTTGAGACAGTTCGAGGATGTTCTCATATATCTCAACTCAATCAAG AGTTATTTCTATAATGATGATGCCTTTAACTTCAACTATGCTCAGGCTAAAGCAGCTCTTGGCAGCTACCAGGAAGCTGAAGAG ttttttctGATGATTCAAAGTGAAAAGATAAAGAATGACTATGTGTACCTCAGCTGGCTTGCGCGATGCTGTAG ACATCATGAACCAGAAGGCTCAGCTTGCCTGGGAGTTGTACCTGAAGATGGGCACATCCTCTGA
- the LOC115253185 gene encoding mitochondrial glycine transporter B-like isoform X5, with the protein MFAVFLNVVRTENVFSLWRGVSPSFLRCIPGVGIYFSTFYSLKQHFFQERAANAGEAVLLGAGARAVAGVCMLPFTVIKARFESGFYNYLSVPGAVRSMYETEGMRALFSGLPATLLRDAPFSGIYVMFYSQTKKLLPPEVTSSSCVPLVNFGCGVVAGIMASVVTQPADVVKTNIQISKTRLGTVQAARHIYKEHGIGGFFCGAVPRCLRRTLMAAMAWTVYEQLMAQMGLKS; encoded by the exons ATGTTCGCCGTCTTCCTGAATGTTGTCCGCACGGAGAACGTCTTCAGCCTGTGGAGAGGAGTGTCTCCA TCGTTCCTGCGCTGCATCCCCGGCGTGGGCATCTACTTCAGCACCTTCTACTCCCTGAAGCAGCACTTCTTCCAGGAGCGAGCAGCCAACGCTGGCGAGGCCGTGCTGCTGGGGGCAGGTGCCAGGGCGGTGGCAGGTGTGTGCATGCTGCCCTTTACTGTCATCAAGGCCCGCTTTGAG AGTGGTTTTTATAATTACCTAAGTGTGCCTGGGGCTGTGAGGAGCATGTATGAGACCGAGGGCATGAGGGCTCTCTTTTCTGGACTGCCTGCCACACTGCTCCGGGACGCTCCCTTCTCTGGCATCTACGTCATGTTCTACAGCCAGACcaagaagctgctgcctccag AGgtgacttcctcttcctgtgtccCGCTGGTGAACTTTGGCTGCGGGGTAGTAGCGGGCATCATGGCGTCGGTGGTCACACAACCTGCTGACGTCGTGAAGACCAACATACAGATCAGCAAGACTCGCCTCGGCACCGTGCAGGCGGCTCGTCACATCTACAAG GAACATGGCATAGGAGGCTTCTTCTGTGGAGCTGTGCCCAGGTGCCTGCGCCGCACGCTGATGGCCGCCATGGCGTGGACGGTCTACGAGCAGCTCATGGCTCAGATGGGTCTGAAGTCATGA
- the LOC115253185 gene encoding mitochondrial glycine transporter B-like isoform X3, translated as MELAAHPALKAFMCGSLSGTCSTLLFQPLDLVKTRLQTLQNHVQPGGRKVGMFAVFLNVVRTENVFSLWRGVSPSFLRCIPGVGIYFSTFYSLKQHFFQERAANAGEAVLLGAGARAVAGVCMLPFTVIKARFESGFYNYLSVPGAVRSMYETEGMRALFSGLPATLLRDAPFSGIYVMFYSQTKKLLPPVAGIMASVVTQPADVVKTNIQISKTRLGTVQAARHIYKEHGIGGFFCGAVPRCLRRTLMAAMAWTVYEQLMAQMGLKS; from the exons ATGGAGTTAGCC GCTCACCCGGCTCTCAAAGCCTTCATGTGTGGTTCTCTCAGTGGCACCTGCTCAACGCTGCTCTTCCAGCCTCTGGACCTGGTGAAGACTCGGCTCCAGACCCTGCAGAACCACGTCCAACCAGG ggGGAGGAAGGTGGGCATGTTCGCCGTCTTCCTGAATGTTGTCCGCACGGAGAACGTCTTCAGCCTGTGGAGAGGAGTGTCTCCA TCGTTCCTGCGCTGCATCCCCGGCGTGGGCATCTACTTCAGCACCTTCTACTCCCTGAAGCAGCACTTCTTCCAGGAGCGAGCAGCCAACGCTGGCGAGGCCGTGCTGCTGGGGGCAGGTGCCAGGGCGGTGGCAGGTGTGTGCATGCTGCCCTTTACTGTCATCAAGGCCCGCTTTGAG AGTGGTTTTTATAATTACCTAAGTGTGCCTGGGGCTGTGAGGAGCATGTATGAGACCGAGGGCATGAGGGCTCTCTTTTCTGGACTGCCTGCCACACTGCTCCGGGACGCTCCCTTCTCTGGCATCTACGTCATGTTCTACAGCCAGACcaagaagctgctgcctccag TAGCGGGCATCATGGCGTCGGTGGTCACACAACCTGCTGACGTCGTGAAGACCAACATACAGATCAGCAAGACTCGCCTCGGCACCGTGCAGGCGGCTCGTCACATCTACAAG GAACATGGCATAGGAGGCTTCTTCTGTGGAGCTGTGCCCAGGTGCCTGCGCCGCACGCTGATGGCCGCCATGGCGTGGACGGTCTACGAGCAGCTCATGGCTCAGATGGGTCTGAAGTCATGA
- the LOC115253185 gene encoding mitochondrial glycine transporter B-like isoform X4 codes for MELAAHPALKAFMCGSLSGTCSTLLFQPLDLVKTRLQTLQNHVQPGGRKVGMFAVFLNVVRTENVFSLWRGVSPSFLRCIPGVGIYFSTFYSLKQHFFQERAANAGEAVLLGAGARAVAGVCMLPFTVIKARFESGFYNYLSVPGAVRSMYETEGMRALFSGLPATLLRDAPFSGIYVMFYSQTKKLLPPAGIMASVVTQPADVVKTNIQISKTRLGTVQAARHIYKEHGIGGFFCGAVPRCLRRTLMAAMAWTVYEQLMAQMGLKS; via the exons ATGGAGTTAGCC GCTCACCCGGCTCTCAAAGCCTTCATGTGTGGTTCTCTCAGTGGCACCTGCTCAACGCTGCTCTTCCAGCCTCTGGACCTGGTGAAGACTCGGCTCCAGACCCTGCAGAACCACGTCCAACCAGG ggGGAGGAAGGTGGGCATGTTCGCCGTCTTCCTGAATGTTGTCCGCACGGAGAACGTCTTCAGCCTGTGGAGAGGAGTGTCTCCA TCGTTCCTGCGCTGCATCCCCGGCGTGGGCATCTACTTCAGCACCTTCTACTCCCTGAAGCAGCACTTCTTCCAGGAGCGAGCAGCCAACGCTGGCGAGGCCGTGCTGCTGGGGGCAGGTGCCAGGGCGGTGGCAGGTGTGTGCATGCTGCCCTTTACTGTCATCAAGGCCCGCTTTGAG AGTGGTTTTTATAATTACCTAAGTGTGCCTGGGGCTGTGAGGAGCATGTATGAGACCGAGGGCATGAGGGCTCTCTTTTCTGGACTGCCTGCCACACTGCTCCGGGACGCTCCCTTCTCTGGCATCTACGTCATGTTCTACAGCCAGACcaagaagctgctgcctccag CGGGCATCATGGCGTCGGTGGTCACACAACCTGCTGACGTCGTGAAGACCAACATACAGATCAGCAAGACTCGCCTCGGCACCGTGCAGGCGGCTCGTCACATCTACAAG GAACATGGCATAGGAGGCTTCTTCTGTGGAGCTGTGCCCAGGTGCCTGCGCCGCACGCTGATGGCCGCCATGGCGTGGACGGTCTACGAGCAGCTCATGGCTCAGATGGGTCTGAAGTCATGA
- the LOC115253185 gene encoding mitochondrial glycine transporter B-like isoform X1, whose protein sequence is MELAAHPALKAFMCGSLSGTCSTLLFQPLDLVKTRLQTLQNHVQPGGRKVGMFAVFLNVVRTENVFSLWRGVSPSFLRCIPGVGIYFSTFYSLKQHFFQERAANAGEAVLLGAGARAVAGVCMLPFTVIKARFESGFYNYLSVPGAVRSMYETEGMRALFSGLPATLLRDAPFSGIYVMFYSQTKKLLPPEVTSSSCVPLVNFGCGVVAGIMASVVTQPADVVKTNIQISKTRLGTVQAARHIYKEHGIGGFFCGAVPRCLRRTLMAAMAWTVYEQLMAQMGLKS, encoded by the exons ATGGAGTTAGCC GCTCACCCGGCTCTCAAAGCCTTCATGTGTGGTTCTCTCAGTGGCACCTGCTCAACGCTGCTCTTCCAGCCTCTGGACCTGGTGAAGACTCGGCTCCAGACCCTGCAGAACCACGTCCAACCAGG ggGGAGGAAGGTGGGCATGTTCGCCGTCTTCCTGAATGTTGTCCGCACGGAGAACGTCTTCAGCCTGTGGAGAGGAGTGTCTCCA TCGTTCCTGCGCTGCATCCCCGGCGTGGGCATCTACTTCAGCACCTTCTACTCCCTGAAGCAGCACTTCTTCCAGGAGCGAGCAGCCAACGCTGGCGAGGCCGTGCTGCTGGGGGCAGGTGCCAGGGCGGTGGCAGGTGTGTGCATGCTGCCCTTTACTGTCATCAAGGCCCGCTTTGAG AGTGGTTTTTATAATTACCTAAGTGTGCCTGGGGCTGTGAGGAGCATGTATGAGACCGAGGGCATGAGGGCTCTCTTTTCTGGACTGCCTGCCACACTGCTCCGGGACGCTCCCTTCTCTGGCATCTACGTCATGTTCTACAGCCAGACcaagaagctgctgcctccag AGgtgacttcctcttcctgtgtccCGCTGGTGAACTTTGGCTGCGGGGTAGTAGCGGGCATCATGGCGTCGGTGGTCACACAACCTGCTGACGTCGTGAAGACCAACATACAGATCAGCAAGACTCGCCTCGGCACCGTGCAGGCGGCTCGTCACATCTACAAG GAACATGGCATAGGAGGCTTCTTCTGTGGAGCTGTGCCCAGGTGCCTGCGCCGCACGCTGATGGCCGCCATGGCGTGGACGGTCTACGAGCAGCTCATGGCTCAGATGGGTCTGAAGTCATGA